In one Bryobacteraceae bacterium genomic region, the following are encoded:
- the iolC gene encoding 5-dehydro-2-deoxygluconokinase, with protein MQTPDIVILGRAGYDLCSEEPHLPLSQVRRFTRYLGGSSANMAVGLARLGHRVGLVSCLGADALSQFLIDFLDRERVDTAHIQRCRGYLPSLALTEVSPPDRFPQVFYRRDPADIMLAATDDDLAYAAAARMFVTNGTSLCASPSRESTYLALERAHAAGAQTVFDVDFRAMSWPGPREAGLAVRLALPYTSVLIGNQPELMLVAGTSTLDEATAWLRPRVNILVSKLGDEGTRVFAGDTDVFLPPYRVEVCTTIGAGDGFASGFLHALRGELPIEECLHYGNAAAAIVVSRLSCSEAMPTLDEVRVLIESQRKTG; from the coding sequence ATGCAAACTCCGGACATCGTCATCCTCGGCCGCGCCGGCTACGACCTCTGCTCCGAAGAGCCGCACCTCCCACTCTCCCAGGTGCGCCGATTCACCCGCTATCTCGGCGGGTCCAGCGCCAACATGGCCGTCGGCCTCGCCCGTCTCGGCCACCGCGTCGGGTTGGTCAGTTGCCTCGGCGCGGACGCGCTCAGCCAGTTCCTCATCGACTTTCTTGACCGCGAACGCGTCGACACCGCGCACATCCAACGTTGCCGCGGCTACCTGCCCTCGCTCGCGCTCACCGAAGTCTCCCCGCCGGACCGGTTCCCGCAAGTCTTCTACCGGCGCGACCCAGCCGACATCATGCTCGCCGCCACCGACGACGACCTCGCCTACGCCGCCGCGGCCCGCATGTTCGTCACCAACGGCACCTCGCTCTGCGCCTCACCCTCGCGCGAAAGCACATACCTCGCGCTCGAGCGCGCCCACGCCGCCGGCGCCCAAACCGTCTTCGACGTTGACTTCCGCGCCATGTCCTGGCCCGGCCCGCGCGAAGCCGGACTCGCCGTGCGCCTCGCGCTACCCTACACAAGCGTGCTGATCGGCAACCAGCCCGAGCTCATGCTCGTCGCCGGAACGTCCACGCTCGACGAGGCCACCGCCTGGCTCCGTCCGCGGGTGAACATCCTCGTGTCGAAGCTCGGCGACGAAGGCACGCGCGTGTTCGCCGGAGACACCGACGTGTTCCTACCTCCCTACCGCGTCGAGGTGTGCACCACCATCGGCGCCGGCGACGGTTTCGCCTCCGGCTTCCTCCACGCGCTCCGCGGTGAGTTGCCCATCGAAGAGTGCCTGCACTACGGCAACGCCGCCGCGGCTATCGTCGTCAGCCGGCTCAGTTGTTCGGAGGCCATGCCCACGCTCGACGAAGTCCGAGTCCTCATCGAAAGCCAACGGAAAACCGGATAA
- a CDS encoding alpha/beta hydrolase, with product MKKVNFPNTNGQNITMSAVLNFPEGFDESKKYAAVVVSHPGGGVKEQTAGTYARKLAENGFVTIAFDASYQGESTGEPRQLENPYIRTEDVSAAIDYLTTLPYVDGERVGAMGICAGGGYTANAAINDRRIKAVGTVSAVNIGSMFRNGWDNSIKDADAIPALEGGSKARSTDASGAGPVTMPLAPMRKEDAPNKELEEAWEYYHTPRCMYSTAPGFATARSLNQIITYDAYNKAEAFLTQPLQIVAGSAAGSKWMSDDLYARAASKKKSFHIVEGANHMSLYDVPKYVDQAASVLSSFFEENLSR from the coding sequence ATGAAAAAAGTGAATTTCCCGAACACGAATGGACAGAACATCACGATGTCCGCGGTTCTCAATTTCCCGGAAGGCTTTGATGAGAGTAAGAAGTATGCCGCGGTTGTGGTATCGCACCCAGGCGGCGGAGTGAAGGAACAGACGGCGGGAACGTATGCCCGTAAGTTAGCGGAGAACGGCTTCGTTACCATCGCGTTCGACGCGTCGTACCAGGGCGAGAGCACGGGCGAGCCGCGCCAACTGGAGAACCCTTACATTCGCACCGAAGATGTGAGCGCGGCGATCGACTATTTGACGACGCTGCCGTACGTGGACGGAGAACGGGTTGGCGCGATGGGCATTTGCGCCGGCGGCGGGTACACGGCCAACGCGGCGATCAACGATCGGCGCATCAAGGCGGTGGGCACGGTGAGCGCGGTGAACATCGGGTCGATGTTCCGCAACGGATGGGATAACAGCATCAAAGACGCGGATGCGATTCCCGCCCTCGAAGGCGGATCGAAGGCGCGATCGACGGACGCGAGCGGCGCGGGGCCGGTGACCATGCCCCTGGCCCCAATGCGCAAGGAAGACGCGCCGAACAAGGAGTTGGAAGAGGCCTGGGAATACTACCACACGCCGCGCTGCATGTACTCGACGGCGCCCGGATTCGCCACCGCCCGCAGCCTCAACCAGATCATCACCTACGATGCCTACAACAAGGCGGAGGCTTTCCTGACGCAGCCGCTGCAGATCGTGGCCGGGAGCGCCGCCGGCAGCAAGTGGATGAGCGACGACCTGTATGCGCGGGCGGCAAGCAAGAAGAAGTCCTTCCACATCGTCGAAGGCGCGAATCACATGAGTCTCTACGACGTACCGAAGTATGTGGACCAGGCAGCCTCCGTGCTCTCTTCTTTCTTCGAAGAGAATCTTTCGCGCTAG
- a CDS encoding AraC family transcriptional regulator, with protein MIAQENPGNRPTAWTARLASVVERIAATPGDHRTALPALTLHRRNRPSQPVHCIYTLGLAVTVQGTKRVLLGERQHVYGPGQSLLTTIDLPVSYHVTHASAAEPFLGIMLKLERSLIIQAASGFDGGPPAKAPGSPLSLQRLNAPVLDALHRMINLLDEPSLLPQLAPLIEQEIVVRLLAGPHGPHLRNLANATSPERRIDQTVGWLREHFAEQTRVGDLAERANMSETTFRHHFRTITGMSPLQFQKLLRLQEARQLMLERNMSAGTASALVGYESVSQFSREYRRLFGAPPLTDIRKALSH; from the coding sequence ATGATCGCCCAAGAAAACCCCGGAAACCGCCCAACCGCGTGGACGGCGCGTCTTGCAAGCGTCGTCGAACGGATCGCCGCCACGCCGGGCGACCACCGTACAGCCCTGCCCGCGCTGACACTCCACCGGCGAAACCGCCCGAGCCAGCCCGTGCATTGTATCTACACACTCGGCCTGGCGGTCACCGTGCAAGGGACCAAACGCGTCCTGCTTGGCGAGAGGCAGCATGTTTACGGGCCCGGGCAATCGCTGCTTACTACCATTGACCTACCCGTTTCCTATCACGTCACTCACGCCTCGGCGGCCGAGCCATTCCTGGGAATCATGTTGAAGCTCGAACGAAGTCTGATCATCCAGGCCGCATCCGGCTTTGACGGTGGCCCACCTGCCAAGGCGCCTGGCTCACCGCTGTCCCTCCAGCGTCTGAACGCGCCTGTGCTGGATGCGCTGCACCGGATGATCAACCTTCTCGACGAGCCTAGCCTGCTCCCCCAACTGGCGCCGCTCATCGAACAGGAGATTGTGGTTCGGCTGCTCGCCGGTCCCCACGGCCCGCACTTGCGGAATCTCGCAAACGCCACCAGCCCGGAGCGGCGGATCGACCAGACAGTGGGATGGTTGAGGGAGCACTTCGCCGAACAGACGCGGGTTGGCGACCTCGCCGAGCGCGCAAACATGAGCGAAACAACGTTCCGCCATCATTTCCGGACGATCACCGGCATGAGTCCCTTGCAGTTCCAAAAACTGCTGCGTCTTCAGGAAGCACGCCAATTGATGCTCGAACGAAATATGAGCGCGGGAACCGCCAGCGCGCTCGTCGGCTACGAAAGCGTATCGCAGTTCAGCCGCGAGTACAGGCGGCTGTTCGGGGCGCCGCCGCTCACCGACATCCGGAAAGCGCTCTCTCATTGA
- a CDS encoding efflux RND transporter periplasmic adaptor subunit: protein MRLPRMAATATLALFLQACSNSSATVSSTPPPGNNAVTPPAVAVASVGHELLSRDVVLPGEFRAYQEADLHAKIAGFLKEINVDVGSRVQPGQTIAILEIPELEAEIAQSAADRNRVEADLLRAKAQLERAESQLELTRTVTSRLQGVEKNEPGLIARQEIDEAAAREKNAAADVAAARAAITAVEHQIEAAKASERKTRAMAGYSTITAPFAGIVTKRYADPGALIQAGTASHTQTTPLVHLAELSRLRFVAIVPEAIVPMIRTGMTAEIHADSSNRTLTGRVARLTGNVQLETRTMEVEIDVPNPRQDLLPGMFAEAKFTVSKSERVPVVPVQAVSVSGGNRWVYVVNGSNVLEQRAIRTGMESAAALEVLDGLAPDDRIVVGDRGLLKAGLRVDPRSAGASH from the coding sequence ATGCGCCTGCCGCGTATGGCCGCCACCGCCACGCTTGCACTGTTTCTGCAAGCCTGCTCCAACTCCTCCGCCACCGTTTCCTCCACTCCGCCGCCGGGGAACAACGCCGTGACGCCGCCCGCTGTCGCCGTCGCCTCCGTCGGGCACGAACTCCTCTCGCGCGATGTCGTCCTCCCCGGCGAGTTCCGCGCCTACCAGGAGGCCGACCTGCACGCGAAAATCGCCGGTTTCCTCAAGGAAATCAACGTCGACGTCGGCTCCCGCGTCCAACCCGGGCAGACCATCGCCATCCTCGAGATCCCCGAACTCGAAGCCGAGATCGCTCAATCCGCCGCCGACCGTAATCGCGTGGAGGCCGACCTCCTCCGCGCCAAGGCCCAGCTCGAACGCGCGGAGTCCCAGCTCGAACTCACCCGCACGGTGACCTCCCGCCTCCAAGGCGTCGAAAAGAACGAGCCAGGTCTCATCGCGCGCCAGGAGATCGACGAAGCCGCCGCGAGAGAGAAGAACGCCGCCGCCGACGTCGCCGCCGCACGGGCCGCGATCACCGCCGTCGAGCACCAGATCGAGGCCGCCAAGGCGAGCGAACGCAAGACGCGCGCCATGGCAGGCTACTCCACCATCACCGCGCCCTTCGCCGGCATCGTCACCAAACGCTACGCGGACCCCGGCGCGCTCATCCAGGCCGGCACGGCCTCGCACACCCAGACCACGCCCCTCGTCCACCTCGCCGAGCTTTCCCGGCTCCGCTTCGTCGCCATCGTTCCGGAGGCCATCGTCCCCATGATTCGCACCGGCATGACGGCCGAGATCCACGCCGACAGTTCCAACCGGACCCTTACCGGGCGCGTCGCCCGCCTCACCGGCAACGTGCAGCTCGAGACGCGAACCATGGAAGTGGAAATCGACGTCCCCAACCCAAGGCAGGATCTGCTTCCCGGCATGTTCGCCGAGGCGAAGTTCACGGTTTCGAAGTCCGAGCGCGTGCCCGTGGTGCCCGTGCAGGCCGTCAGCGTCAGCGGCGGCAACCGCTGGGTGTACGTAGTGAATGGGTCGAACGTGCTCGAACAGCGCGCCATCCGCACCGGTATGGAGAGCGCCGCCGCGCTCGAGGTACTCGACGGACTCGCACCCGATGACCGCATCGTCGTCGGCGACCGCGGCCTGCTCAAGGCCGGACTCCGCGTCGACCCCCGCTCCGCCGGAGCCTCGCACTGA
- a CDS encoding efflux RND transporter permease subunit has translation MPSFSLRHPYFVIVCALMLCVIGGMVVSRMPVDMFPKLDLTAVVVGTFYAGMPPVQVEKNITERQERFFTLAPGIEHIESRSLTGAAIIKIFFQPGTNPDAATSTMTNLAAAEMRRMPPGTLPPYVLRFDASSLPVCLVALKADTLTEAALRDIGHYRVRTQLAKLPGAAVPPPFGGRYRQIMIYVDPAKLDAYHLSAMDLVRAVNDANVVMPSGNIRIGPLDYPIYSNAQFTDLQGVADLPVKRNGSAIVRIGDVADVRDSAQIQYNIVRVDGQPSVYQPVLRQGGDSNTIQIVDSVRREIGNLLDVPKDLTAAVVFDQSRFIRNAITTLAEEGSIGLVLTSVMILVFLGSLQATTAVFFSIPLSALAAIIAIQFTGGSINSMTLGGLALAFSRLIDDSVVVLENIFRRMDLGDSPTDAALNGANEVALPVLASTLTTAIVFFPVVFLYGVSKDLFTALGLTVVLALIASYFVAMTIVPLFCARFIAAPVHTDHSAKGWFFHFNRAFIAFMTVYDRTLRVILRQPIFTVAALLLLFGSSLAILPLLGTTFFPRTDPGQFVINMKTPLGSNLELTEARVARAEQIVAEVVPGEDRELMVSNIGVVPDFSAIYTSNSGPHMGFLQVSLKPHHKTGSYEYMARVRQRLREEMPEVTTFFQSGGIVDSVLNFGMPAPINVQVSGPDLTSIFDTAADLARRIRDLPGVTEVYVPQDVAAPALQISVDRHRANLLGLTQREVVSNLITSVASNQMIAPTFWTDPHSGNDYYLTVQYPERRIGVVGDLGQIPLRANGHGITTLNTVAEIDRAQSATEVAHYGLRKVADIYVNFDSEDLGAHGRRIERAVAETKLPTGVRVDLRGSLEGMRSSFRSFGTGLVLALVLLYLILVAQFRSFLDPLLILLAVPMGLIGVLLMLWLTGTTLNVLTLMGVVMMMGIVVSNSILLVEFTHRLRGEGLPLLDAVAMAARVRLRPILMTSLATIIGLIPMALELGAGSEAYAPLARTVIGGMTMSLLLTVIIVPAAYLAVYSRLRPDPIPA, from the coding sequence ATGCCGTCGTTCTCCCTGCGCCATCCCTACTTCGTCATCGTCTGCGCGCTGATGCTGTGCGTAATCGGCGGCATGGTCGTCTCGCGCATGCCGGTCGACATGTTCCCCAAACTCGATCTCACGGCCGTCGTTGTCGGCACCTTCTACGCCGGCATGCCGCCCGTGCAGGTCGAGAAGAACATCACGGAGCGCCAGGAGCGTTTTTTCACGCTCGCGCCAGGCATCGAGCACATCGAGTCCCGGTCGCTCACCGGCGCGGCCATCATCAAGATCTTCTTCCAGCCCGGCACGAATCCGGACGCCGCCACGTCCACGATGACCAACCTCGCCGCCGCGGAAATGCGGCGCATGCCGCCGGGCACGCTGCCGCCATACGTGCTGCGCTTCGATGCCTCGAGCCTCCCCGTCTGCCTCGTGGCTCTAAAGGCCGACACGCTGACCGAAGCCGCCCTCCGCGACATCGGCCACTACCGCGTTCGCACGCAGCTCGCCAAGCTTCCCGGCGCCGCCGTCCCGCCGCCCTTCGGCGGACGCTACCGGCAGATCATGATCTACGTCGATCCGGCAAAGCTCGACGCCTATCATCTCAGCGCGATGGACCTGGTCCGCGCCGTGAACGACGCCAATGTCGTTATGCCCTCCGGCAACATTCGCATCGGCCCGCTCGATTACCCCATCTATTCGAACGCCCAATTCACCGATCTGCAGGGCGTTGCGGACCTACCCGTGAAACGGAACGGCTCGGCCATCGTCCGCATCGGCGACGTGGCCGACGTGCGCGATTCGGCGCAGATTCAATACAACATCGTTCGCGTCGACGGCCAGCCGTCGGTCTACCAACCCGTACTGCGGCAGGGCGGCGATTCGAATACCATCCAGATCGTCGACTCGGTCCGCCGCGAAATCGGCAACCTTCTCGATGTCCCCAAGGATCTCACCGCGGCCGTCGTCTTCGACCAATCGCGCTTCATCCGCAACGCCATCACGACGCTCGCCGAAGAAGGCTCGATCGGGCTCGTCCTCACCTCCGTGATGATCCTTGTTTTCCTCGGCAGCCTCCAGGCCACCACCGCCGTCTTTTTCTCGATCCCGCTCTCCGCGCTCGCCGCCATCATCGCCATTCAGTTCACCGGCGGATCCATCAACTCGATGACCCTCGGCGGACTCGCGCTTGCCTTCTCCCGCCTCATCGACGACTCGGTCGTCGTGCTCGAAAACATCTTCCGGCGTATGGATCTCGGCGACTCGCCCACCGACGCCGCGCTCAACGGCGCCAACGAAGTCGCGCTGCCCGTTCTCGCTTCCACGCTCACCACGGCCATCGTGTTCTTCCCGGTCGTTTTCCTCTACGGCGTCAGCAAGGACCTTTTCACCGCCCTCGGCCTCACCGTCGTGCTCGCGCTGATCGCCAGCTACTTCGTCGCCATGACGATCGTGCCGCTGTTTTGCGCGCGCTTCATCGCCGCGCCCGTTCACACGGACCATTCCGCGAAAGGCTGGTTCTTCCACTTCAACCGCGCCTTCATCGCGTTCATGACCGTGTATGACCGCACGCTCCGCGTCATCCTCCGCCAGCCGATTTTCACCGTCGCCGCGCTGCTGCTGCTGTTCGGCTCGAGTCTCGCCATTCTTCCGCTGCTCGGCACGACGTTCTTCCCCCGCACCGATCCCGGCCAGTTCGTCATCAACATGAAGACTCCGCTCGGCAGCAACCTCGAACTCACCGAGGCCCGCGTCGCCCGCGCCGAGCAAATCGTCGCCGAGGTGGTGCCCGGCGAAGACCGCGAGCTGATGGTATCCAACATCGGCGTCGTTCCCGATTTCTCGGCCATCTACACGAGCAATTCCGGCCCGCACATGGGCTTCCTGCAGGTGAGCCTCAAGCCGCACCACAAGACCGGCAGCTACGAGTACATGGCCCGCGTCCGCCAGCGCCTCCGCGAGGAAATGCCCGAGGTGACGACGTTCTTTCAATCCGGCGGCATCGTCGACTCCGTGCTCAACTTCGGAATGCCCGCTCCGATCAACGTCCAGGTAAGCGGTCCCGATCTCACATCCATCTTCGACACCGCCGCCGATCTTGCCCGCCGCATCCGCGACCTTCCCGGCGTCACCGAAGTCTACGTGCCGCAGGACGTCGCCGCACCCGCGCTCCAAATCTCCGTCGACCGCCACCGCGCCAATCTCCTCGGACTCACGCAGCGCGAAGTCGTCAGCAACCTCATCACCTCGGTGGCCTCGAACCAGATGATCGCGCCAACCTTCTGGACCGATCCCCACAGCGGCAACGATTACTACCTCACGGTCCAATACCCGGAACGCCGCATCGGCGTCGTCGGCGACCTTGGCCAGATCCCGCTACGCGCCAACGGGCACGGCATCACCACGCTCAACACGGTCGCCGAAATCGACCGCGCGCAATCGGCCACCGAAGTCGCGCACTACGGACTCCGCAAGGTCGCCGACATCTACGTCAACTTCGATAGCGAAGACCTCGGCGCGCACGGCCGCCGCATCGAACGCGCCGTCGCGGAAACGAAGCTCCCCACCGGCGTCCGCGTCGATCTGCGCGGATCGCTCGAAGGCATGCGTTCCTCCTTTCGCAGTTTCGGTACCGGACTCGTGCTCGCACTCGTGCTGCTCTACCTGATCCTCGTGGCGCAGTTCCGGTCGTTCCTCGATCCGCTGCTGATCCTGCTTGCCGTCCCCATGGGGTTGATCGGCGTTCTGCTGATGCTCTGGCTCACCGGCACCACGCTCAACGTCCTCACGTTGATGGGAGTCGTGATGATGATGGGCATCGTCGTTTCCAATAGCATTCTCCTCGTCGAGTTCACGCACCGCCTCCGCGGCGAAGGGCTCCCGCTCCTCGACGCCGTCGCCATGGCCGCCCGAGTCCGGCTCCGCCCGATCCTCATGACCTCGCTGGCGACGATCATCGGACTCATCCCCATGGCCCTCGAACTCGGCGCCGGCAGCGAAGCGTACGCGCCGCTCGCCCGAACCGTCATCGGCGGCATGACGATGTCTCTGCTGTTGACAGTGATCATCGTCCCAGCCGCCTATCTGGCCGTCTACTCGCGCCTCCGTCCGGACCCCATCCCCGCATGA